TATGCAATAAGGTGACAATAAGTATCTATATAAACTTTTTGCGAAATCCTGTAAAAAAAAGTTTGTGAAAGGTGAGATGCGCTATGCCCAAAATACATGATAGAATAGTGAAAAGAATTCGAGAAGAATTAAAGAAAAATCAAAAGGGCTTAAGAATTCCTCATGCCTCAAACACGATGAGGAAAAAGGAATACCGCTCGAGCTCTTTAATGGTACGCGATTTAAAACGCGTACTAGCTGTTGACGAGCTTACACAAACAGCGTGGGTGGAGCCAAGTATCACGATGGAAGAACTTGTCCTTTCAACCCTTCATTATGGATTAATTCCACAAGTTGTCCCTGAATTTAAAGGCATTACGGTTGGGGGAGCCATTAATGGTGCGGCATTAGAGAGCAGCTCTCATTTGTTTGGCCAATTTAATGACACTTGCTTGAGTTATGAAATTTTGACTGGGGATGGATCTATTGTCATTGCCGATGAAAAACATCACGCTGCTCTTTTTTATGCAGTGGCTGGCTCTTATGGCACTTTAGGGACAGTACTTTCTGTAAAAATTAAACTAATGCGGGCAACGAAATACGTAAGGGTGAATTACCGCCATTTTTCATCCATCCGCGATGCTGTAAAGGATCTTAAAGAACTTCATTTGTCAGTTAAGCCTCCTGACTTTCTAGAGGCAATTGCCTATGGCACTGACAATGTCGTTGTCATTGCTGGAGAGCTGACGAATGAAAAAAGGGATTTACCGTTTCTTGAGATGTCAAGCCCTTGGTCTGTGTGGTTTTATGGTCATGCAAAGCATGCCATCGGCAGTGAGGTAATGCCGCTTTTTGATTATTTATTTAGACATGATCGAGGTGCATTTTGGATGGGTGGCTTTGCTGCAAACCTGCAAACCTCCATAAGTTATCTCTCTCATAAAGCCTCACTACTTTTTGGTAAATGGTTGGACTTCTCTTCAAAAATTTTCCCCACCGAGTGTATCCCGAAAAATCCCGGTTTTTTCTTTCGAAGTTGCTTTGGATGGCTGATGACCAGCACTCGTTTGTTTGCAAGCTTGCATGGTGGCAGTGAAGAGTGGTTTGAAAAAAACTTTATCATTCAAGATTGCTATTTCCCTGAAACCACAGCTGAGCTATTTTTAGAATATTGTTTAAGGAAATACCGAATCCGTCCTCTTTGGATTTGCCCCGTTCTGTCCACGACAACTCCCCAGCTTTTTTCTCCTCATCTAAGAGACAATCAGGAGCTTTTATTTGATATAGGTGTATATGGTTTACCAGCTCATTCTTCAGGCCCCGATGCAGTCAAAGACTTGGAATTAAAGACAATCCAAATGAATGGTAGAAAAATGTTTTATTGTCATTCTTATTTGAGCGAAAAAGCATTTTGGGAAATCTATCCTAAACAGCAGTATCAGGCTTTAAGAGATCTATACAATCTTGGGCATCACTATCCCGAAATTACAAAAAAAGTGTTAGTCAAATGAGTGAATATATCTGCCCAATGCATCCAAAAGTCGTACACTCAAATTTCAGGTGATTGCCCAATATGTGGGATGGCCTTAGAGCAAGAAGTTCCAGCTTTAGAGGGGGAAGAATCTAAGGAATCACTACATCTTGCTGTTAGGTTTTGGGGAGTTGCGGCTCTTTCCTTACCTGTTCTCTATCTTAATATGGTGTATACAAGTGTTCCTTATGGAAATTGGGTGCAATGGTTTTGCACAACCCTTGTCCTATTTGTAGTGGGTTGGTCAATCACAAAGAAAGCCATTTTTTCTTTTTTGACAGGCCATCTAAACATGTTTTCCCTGATTGGGTTTGGTGTGGCAACTGCGTATTTCTATAGTATAGCCTTACTATGGCTAGGTCCAATTTCTCGTCTTCTTTATTTTGAAGCTGCTACTGTTATTTATACTCTTGTGCTTTTAGGCTAGTGGCTTGAGGCGAAAGCGCGAAAAAATACAGGGGAAGCAATTTCTTCCTTACTAAGGTTGGTTCCAGAAACTGCCTCTTTAATTGCTATTGATGGCAAAGAAACGAGAGTTTCCTTAAAAGAGGTTTATGTTGGTGATCATCTGCTTATCCGACCTGGTGAAAAAATTCCAGCTGATGGTCGAGTGATTGAGGGTCAATCTTGGGTGAATGAATCAATGATTACTGGAGAGTCGATCCCTGTCCCAAAAAAACTTTCTGATCCTCTTATTGGAGGAACAATTAATGAAGACAGGGCTTTACTGATGAAAGTTGAAAAAGCAGGGTCAAATACTTTGCTAGCCCGGATAATCAACTTGGTGGTTAATGCGCGGTCCAGTAGAGCTCCGATACAAAGGCTTGCTGATCGTGTATCTCAAGTCTTTGTTCCAGTAGTGATTTCTGTTGCCCTAGCTACATTCATGATTTGGCAGCTGCTTGGATTTAGTGTTGAAATCGCAATTGAGCATGCCGTTGCCGTTTTAATCATTGCTTGCCCTTGTGCTTTAGGACTGGCGACTCCTTTATCTATGATGTTGGGGTTAGGAAAAGGCGCTTTAAATGGTGTTTTAGTCAAAAATGGTGAGGCGATTGAATTGATGGAAAAAGTGCAACAGCTCGTCATTGATAAAACGGGTTAACACAAGGCAAGCCTCTTTTAACAAAAATTCATCCGGTCGCTAATATCGACGAAAAAAGATTAATTCAAATTTGCGCGAGTATCGAACATTTAAGCGAACACCCCATTGCCCGCTCCTTGATGCAGAAGGCTCAGGAGCTACGTTTGCCTCTACTTAAATCTTCTCATTTTCAGGTATTTAAAGGGAA
Above is a genomic segment from Chlamydiales bacterium STE3 containing:
- a CDS encoding Uncharacterized protein (Product derived from UniProtKB/Trembl:F8KZN1), translating into MPKIHDRIVKRIREELKKNQKGLRIPHASNTMRKKEYRSSSLMVRDLKRVLAVDELTQTAWVEPSITMEELVLSTLHYGLIPQVVPEFKGITVGGAINGAALESSSHLFGQFNDTCLSYEILTGDGSIVIADEKHHAALFYAVAGSYGTLGTVLSVKIKLMRATKYVRVNYRHFSSIRDAVKDLKELHLSVKPPDFLEAIAYGTDNVVVIAGELTNEKRDLPFLEMSSPWSVWFYGHAKHAIGSEVMPLFDYLFRHDRGAFWMGGFAANLQTSISYLSHKASLLFGKWLDFSSKIFPTECIPKNPGFFFRSCFGWLMTSTRLFASLHGGSEEWFEKNFIIQDCYFPETTAELFLEYCLRKYRIRPLWICPVLSTTTPQLFSPHLRDNQELLFDIGVYGLPAHSSGPDAVKDLELKTIQMNGRKMFYCHSYLSEKAFWEIYPKQQYQALRDLYNLGHHYPEITKKVLVK